Proteins from one Cicer arietinum cultivar CDC Frontier isolate Library 1 chromosome 3, Cicar.CDCFrontier_v2.0, whole genome shotgun sequence genomic window:
- the LOC101494767 gene encoding anaphase-promoting complex subunit 13 translates to MADLSLGILIDIVDEDWMRDTLPEDDLPLPPTLVVRTDDTEDSNQETQQVDVDTWHDLALGQE, encoded by the exons ATGGCAGACCTGAGTTTGGGAATTCTAATTGATATTGTTGATGAAGATTGGATGAGAGATACTCTCCCTGAAGATG atcTTCCTCTGCCTCCAACACTGGTTGTTCGGACAGATGATACTGAGGACTCAA ATCAGGAGACACAGCAAGTTGATGTGGATACATGGCATGATCTTGCCCTTGGCCAAGAGTAG
- the LOC101495098 gene encoding pentatricopeptide repeat-containing protein At2g20540-like: protein MKHLPPVLSFVRNWSSYALAIKKASSSSSPTKPMHLYSKLHRKGVPLDTFCIIFTLKSCTHLYNLPIIHHLHAHIIKLGFTSHVHVATCLLNAYVLLSFFDACVLFDELPQKNIVTWNTMILGYSRFGDVNRARELFEEMPHRDSVSWSSMISAYTNVGSYIQSLSLFRRMLLVEGTKPDQVTAGAVLSGCAHMGCFGLFAGKSVHGYIVKNGWELNVEIGAALVNMYAKGGVLRNAATVFELMDERDVMSWTLMICGAARCGFNREALIVFEKMQMAGVKPNELTFTGVLNACAHGGFVEEGKRYFKMIEQCGLEPRVQHYACLVYLIGKSGMLEEAYEIIKKMKVEPNVVVLGSFLSACKEHKQFEIAERVIEQVLKTAKPENDRGLYSLIADLYVIGEKWEEAERLKELMVNERMKQARGLNFVRNGLR from the coding sequence atgaaacaTCTACCACCAGTGTTGTCTTTTGTGAGAAATTGGAGTTCATATGCTTTAGCTATTAAAAAAGCTTCTTCCTCATCTTCACCAACCAAACCAATGCATCTCTATTCCAAATTGCATCGCAAAGGTGTTCCTCTCGACACTTTTTGTATCATCTTCACCTTAAAATCTTGCACCCATTTATACAACTTACCCATCATTCACCACCTTCACGCCCACATCATCAAACTCGGTTTCACATCACATGTCCACGTGGCAACTTGTCTTctcaatgcttatgttcttctCTCTTTCTTTGATGCATGTGTATTGTTCGACGAATTGCCTCAAAAGAATATAGTCACTTGGAACACCATGATTTTGGGGTATTCAAGATTTGGGGATGTTAATAGAGCACGTGAGTTGTTTGAGGAAATGCCTCATAGAGATTCTGTGTCTTGGTCTTCCATGATTTCTGCTTATACCAATGTTGGAAGTTATATACAAAGTTTGTCCCTTTTTAGACGAATGTTGTTGGTTGAAGGAACGAAACCGGATCAAGTAACTGCTGGTGCAGTTTTATCGGGATGTGCTCATATGGGGTGTTTTGGATTGTTTGCTGGAAAATCAGTTCATGGTTACATAGTGAAGAATGGGTGGGAGTTGAATGTGGAGATAGGTGCTGCTTTGGTTAACATGTATGCTAAAGGTGGAGTTTTGAGAAATGCTGCAACGGTTTTTGAGTTGATGGATGAAAGAGATGTTATGTCTTGGACGTTGATGATTTGTGGGGCTGCAAGATGTGGATTTAATAGAGAAGCATTGATTGTGTTTGAGAAGATGCAAATGGCTGGTGTCAAACCTAATGAGTTGACTTTCACTGGGGTGCTTAATGCTTGTGCTCATGGTGGATTTGTTGAAGAGGGAAAAAGGTATTTCAAGATGATTGAGCAATGTGGTTTGGAACCAAGAGTTCAACATTATGCATGCTTGGTTTATTTGATTGGGAAAAGTGGGATGCTAGAGGAAGCTTATGAGATTATCAAAAAAATGAAAGTGGAACCAAATGTTGTTGTCTTGGGTTCATTCTTGTCGGCTTGTAAGGAGCACAAGCAATTTGAGATTGCTGAGAGAGTGATTGAACAGGTTTTGAAGACGGCAAAGCCAGAAAATGATAGAGGGCTTTATAGCCTTATTGCTGATTTGTATGTCATTGGTGAGAAATGGGAAGAAGCTGAAAGGTTGAAGGAATTGATGGTTAATGAGCGTATGAAACAGGCCAGGGGGTTAAATTTTGTCAGAAATGGATTAAGATAA
- the LOC101495761 gene encoding DEAD-box ATP-dependent RNA helicase 3, chloroplastic — MASVTLIGASSTYKLPPLEQFKKHKPTSSVRFHSFDGNKSRHVSNNLLTHNNSSDRFLPSAVATPNSSSSSLLSDDAFQGIGFDEDDEFPSQTVSADELDISKLNLPSRLVDSLRNRGITELFPIQRAVLVPALQGRDIIARAKTGTGKTLAFGIPIINGLNDDGDSGSYRRLPRALVLAPTRELAKQVEKEIKESAPYLKTVCVYGGVSYVTQQSALSRGVDVVVGTPGRLIDLINGNTLKLSEVEYLVLDEADQMLAVGFEEDVEVILEKLPPKRQSMLFSATMPTWVKKLARKYLNNPLTIDLVGDEEEKLAEGIKLYAISATSTSKRTILSDLITVYAKGGKTIVFTQTKRDADEVSLALTNSITSEALHGDISQHQRERTLNGFRQGKFTVLVATDVASRGLDIPNVDLIIHYELPNDPETFVHRSGRTGRAGKLGSAILMYTGSQRRTVRSLERDVGCKFEFVNAPSMEDVLEASAQQVVATLNVVHPESIAFFTPTAQKLIEEKGTPALAAALAQLSGFAQPPSSRSLITHEQGWVTLQLTRDSENSQRYFSARSVTGFLSDVYSKAADEVGKIHLIADERVQGAVFDLPEDIAKELLNKDIPAGNTISKVAKLPPLQDDGPASDFYGKFSDRERSNRRNPRDGRGGFRSSRGWDGGRGSDDEFGDSSRRGGRSYNRSGSSWSKPERSGRDDWLIGGRRTSRSPSSSDRSFGGACFNCGESGHRASDCPNKRGGF; from the exons atggCTTCCGTAACATTAATTGGTGCTTCCTCCACATACAAGCTTCCTCCTCTCGAACAATTCAAAAAGCACAAACCAACTTCATCCGTTAGATTCCATTCTTTCGACGGCAACAAGTCCCGCCACGTCAGCAACAACCTCCTCACACATAACAACTCCTCTGATAGGTTTCTTCCTTCCGCGGTTGCTACTCCCAACTCCTCATCTTCTTCACTCCTCAGTGATGACGCATTCCAAGGAATAGGCTTCGACGAAGACGATGAGTTCCCTTCCCAAACTGTTTCTGCCGACGAACTTGACATTTCCAAACTCAACTTGCCTTCGCGTCTCGTCGATTCACTCCGCAACCGTGGTATTACCGAACTTTTTCCCATTCAG AGAGCCGTGTTAGTACCTGCACTACAAGGTAGAGATATAATCGCTCGTGCTAAGACTGGGACAGGGAAAACATTGGCGTTTGGAATTCCTATTATTAATGGCCTCAATGATGATGGTGATTCAGGTTCTTACAG GCGTCTTCCTAGAGCTTTGGTCCTTGCACCGACAAGGGAGTTAGCAAAGCAAGTAGAGAAAGAGATAAAAGAATCTGCACCTTATCTCAAAACGGTTTGTGTTTATGGAGGTGTTTCTTATGTTACTCAGCAGAGTGCACTTTCGCGTGGTGTTGATGTAGTTGTTGGAACTCCCGGTAGACTGATTGACCTTATAAATGGGAACACGCTTAAGTTGAGTGAAGTTGAGTATTTGGTACTCGATGAAGCTGATCAGATGCTTGCTGTTGGGTTTGAGGAGGATGTGGAAGTCATTTTAGAGAAGCTTCCACCAAAGAGACAGAGCATGCTTTTTTCTGCAACCATGCCTACTTGGGTGAAGAAATTGGCCAGGAAGTATTTGAACAATCCGTTGACAATTGATTTG gtTGGCGATGAAGAAGAAAAGCTCGCTGAAGGGATAAAACTTTATGCTATATCAGCCACTTCCACTTCAAAACGAACAATTCTTTCCGATCTTATTACT GTTTATGCGAAGGGTGGGAAGACTATAGTTTTTACGCAGACAAAAAGAGATGCTGATGAAGTGTCATTAGCATTAACAAATAGTATCACTTCTGAAGCACTGCATGGCGATATATCTCAGCACCAGAGAGAGAGAACATTGAATGGTTTCAGGCAAGGAAAATTTACAGTGCTTGTTGCTACCGATGTTGCATCTCGTGGACTTGATATTCCCAATGTCGATTTG ATTATCCATTACGAGCTTCCCAATGATCCCGAGACTTTTGTACATCGTTCTGGTCGTACTGGACGCGCAGGAAAGCTAGGTTCTGCCATTCTGATGTACACAGGTAGCCAGAGAAGAACAGTTAGATCCCTTGAGCGTGATGTAGGATGcaaatttgaatttgttaaCGCACCGTCTATGGAAGATGTTTTGGAGGCATCTGCTCAGCAAGTTGTTGCCACACTTAATGTAGTCCATCCCGAGTCTATTGCATTTTTCACCCCAACTGCACAAAAGCTGATTGAAGAAAAAGGAACACCTGCCCTTGCAGCTGCACTGGCACAACTTAGTGGATTCGCCCAACCTCCGTCTTCCAGGTCTCTTATCACCCATGAACAG GGATGGGTTACATTGCAACTAACTCGAGACTCAGAAAATTCTCAAAGATATTTTTCAGCAAGATCAGTCACCGGTTTTCTTTCTGATGTATATTCCAAAGCTGCCGATGAAGTTGGAAAGATACATTTAATTGCAGATGAAAGG GTTCAAGGAGCCGTTTTTGATCTTCCAGAGGACATTGCTAAAGAGTTACTCAATAAGGACATACCAGCTGGAAACACTATTTCCAAAGTCGCCAAG TTACCTCCTTTACAAGATGATGGGCCTGCAAGTGACTTCTATGGGAAGTTTTCCGATAGAGAACGAAGTAACCGAAGAAATCCTAGGGATGGGAGAGGAGGTTTTAGATCTTCACGAGGATGGGATGGAGGCCGAGGCTCTGATGATGAGTTTGGCGACTCATCTAGGAGGGGTGGCAGAAGTTATAATAGATCTGGCAGCAGCTGGTCCAAACCAGAAAGAAGTGGTAGGGATGATTGGCTAATTGGAGGCAGACGAACAAGCAGGTCTCCATCATCATCGGACAG AAGTTTTGGCGGTGCCTGTTTTAATTGTGGGGAGTCTGGGCATAGAGCGTCGGATTGTCCAAACAAGCGAGGCGGCTTTTAA
- the LOC101495427 gene encoding uncharacterized protein, with protein sequence MGVLVPVFFYIIAFLCTVGAVALAILHIYKHLLNYTEPTYQRFIVRIVFMVPVYALMSFMSLVLPGSSIYFNSIREVYEAWVIYNFLSLCLAWVGGPGSVVISLSGRVLKPSVCLMTCCFPPIPLDGRFIRKCKQGCLQFVILKPILVVVTLILYAKGKYKDGNFNPKQSYLYLTIIYTFSYTMALYALALFYVACKDLLQPFNPVPKFIIIKSVVFLTYWQGVLFFLAAKSGLIEDAEEAALLQNFIICVEMLIAAVGHFYAFPYKEYAGANIGGSRGLTASLGHALKLNDFYHDTVHQFAPTYHDYVLYNHSEGEEGTRKYRSRTFVPIGPEMDNVRKNKHVIGNKIDDIQLASFSSNSSTPSYSGSMPDASNSDVMKSSLLVDVSNSMSIPYDLTLIDLDVSSYPEKVPAADKAGAR encoded by the exons ATGGGGGTACTGGTTCCGGTTTTCTTCTATATCATCGCTTTCTTGTGTACCGTTGGAGCCGTCGCTTTGGCCATTCTTCACATTTACAAACACCTTCTCAATTACACTGAACCTACTTATCAGCGTTTCATTGTTCGGATCGTTTTCATGGTTCCG GTTTATGCGTTAATGTCATTCATGTCCCTTGTTTTACCGGGGAGTTCAATCTATTTTAATTCTATCCGTGAAGT CTATGAAGCTTGGGTCATTTACAATTTTCTGTCACTGTGTCTAGCATGGGTTGGTGGTCCTGGATCAGTTGTAATAAGTTTGAGTGGTCGGGTTCTGAAGCCATCAGTTTGTCTGATGACTTGTTGCTTTCCTCCTATACCACTGGATGG GCGTTTCATACGTAAATGCAAGCAAGGGTGTTTGCAGTTTGTGATTTTGAAGCCCATTTTAGTAGTTGTTACACTTATTCTTTATGCTAAGGGGAAATACAAAGATGGAAATTTCAATCCAAAGCAGTCATACTTGTATCTTACGATCATCTATACGTTCTCTTATACAATGGCTCTCTATGCTCTTGCATTGTTTTATGTGGCATGCAAGGATCTGCTTCAGCCATTCAATCCAGTCCCAAAGTTTATTATCATAAAGTCTGTTGTATTTCTGACTTATTGGCAG gGGGTGCTATTCTTTCTTGCTGCAAAGTCGGGATTGATTGAGGATGCTGAGGAAGCTGCTCTACTTCAAAACTTTATCATTTGTGTTGAGATGCTTATTGCTGCTGTGGGCCACTTTTATGCATTTCCATACAAAGAATATGCTGGGGCTAATATAGGTGGATCCCGTGGTTTGACTGCTAGCCTTGGGCATGCTTTGAAGTTGAATGACTTTTACCATGATACAGTCCACCAG TTTGCACCCACATATCATGATTATGTTCTCTACAACCACAGTGAAGGGGAAGAAGGAACAAGAAAGTACAGGTCACGAACGTTTGTTCCAATTGGCCCTGAGATGGACAATGTGAGAAAAAATAAGCATGTTATTGGAAACAAGATAGATGACATACAGCTGGCAAGCTTCTCTTCTAATAGTAGTACTCCTTCATATTCTGGTTCGATGCCCGATGCTTCAAACTCTGATGTAATGAAATCTTCCTTGCTTGTGGATGTCTCCAATTCTATGTCCATACCATATGATTTGACGCTTATTGACTTGGATGTATCCAGTTACCCTGAAAAAGTTCCTGCAGCTGATAAAGCTGGTGCTAGGTGA